The following are encoded together in the Bacillus sp. V2I10 genome:
- a CDS encoding MFS transporter produces the protein MLFFSNSIFYSFFLNKKRPIGFLFGGGIYIQAHKKWSMWSQLIAGFLLVISTTGFARLAYGVLMPFMQADLNMNYTQAGLLATTISLGFLAISPLAGLLALKFGMKQVIMAGGFLVTVSFLFLSFSNSFYLYMLIMFFCGAGSALAFSPIMSLLVIQFQKKKGLVLGVLLSGVGSGMLLSGLITTYLIRYFPVWEWRAIWLIFSITSILFTLLSWIVLKEPGKSVTNKDDRNQGVAHAYKNRKILRVGIIYFLIGSAYLIPILFQTSFMIHSGISERVAGSLFSISGLFTILGGPIWGIVSDKVGRKKSLLVALALCVMGGIIPVVNDHIISFMTSAILFGFSIGGLMVLVQAMAVERSLPYLVPAVLGFITIFFATGQLVGPFLAGSIIEHLGGVREAYVFAIFIFFTALILTCFVSEKEKVVLET, from the coding sequence ATGCTATTCTTTTCTAATTCTATTTTTTATTCTTTTTTTTTGAACAAAAAGAGACCGATTGGTTTTTTATTCGGGGGGGGGATTTATATTCAAGCACATAAAAAATGGTCTATGTGGTCACAACTTATTGCGGGTTTCTTGTTGGTTATTTCGACTACTGGCTTTGCAAGATTGGCTTATGGTGTGTTAATGCCTTTTATGCAAGCCGACTTAAATATGAACTACACACAGGCAGGATTATTAGCAACAACGATCTCGCTTGGCTTTCTTGCAATATCCCCCTTAGCTGGGTTATTAGCACTCAAGTTTGGAATGAAACAAGTCATTATGGCAGGTGGCTTTCTCGTCACAGTTAGCTTCCTTTTTCTTTCATTCTCGAACTCCTTTTATCTATACATGCTTATTATGTTTTTTTGCGGGGCAGGAAGTGCTTTAGCCTTTTCCCCCATAATGTCTTTACTAGTCATCCAATTCCAAAAGAAAAAGGGATTAGTACTCGGTGTCTTATTAAGTGGGGTGGGTTCAGGAATGCTTCTTAGTGGTCTCATAACCACCTATTTGATTAGGTATTTTCCGGTATGGGAATGGAGGGCTATTTGGCTAATTTTTTCCATTACCTCTATTTTATTCACACTACTCTCATGGATCGTATTGAAAGAACCAGGAAAGAGTGTGACTAACAAAGATGATAGGAATCAAGGAGTCGCTCATGCTTACAAAAACCGAAAAATCCTTAGGGTAGGTATTATTTACTTTTTAATTGGATCGGCTTATCTTATCCCAATCCTTTTCCAAACATCATTTATGATACACTCTGGGATCAGCGAAAGAGTGGCCGGTAGTTTATTTTCAATTTCTGGCTTATTTACAATTCTTGGAGGTCCGATTTGGGGAATCGTTTCAGATAAAGTAGGGAGAAAAAAATCTTTACTCGTTGCTTTGGCTTTGTGTGTCATGGGAGGTATTATTCCAGTCGTCAATGATCACATAATAAGTTTTATGACTTCGGCAATTTTATTTGGTTTTTCCATTGGAGGTCTCATGGTTCTTGTCCAAGCGATGGCAGTAGAACGCTCTCTTCCTTATCTAGTACCAGCCGTTTTGGGCTTCATAACCATTTTCTTTGCAACTGGTCAATTAGTAGGACCCTTTCTTGCAGGATCAATTATTGAGCATTTAGGGGGAGTTCGAGAGGCATATGTCTTTGCCATATTCATATTTTTTACTGCCCTTATACTCACTTGTTTTGTAAGTGAAAAGGAGAAAGTTGTATTGGAAACATAA
- a CDS encoding TetR family transcriptional regulator C-terminal domain-containing protein, with the protein MEVTGLKKGRIYRHLDSKDELAKASFSYFLITLKENYLQAIKSKETANEQFQAFASIFMTLNNNDILVGGCPLMNATIEVDDSEILIEFGQGQNEINMNVDSEQMTVFILSSMEGALALSRLYKDKRYLDMVIMQINAILF; encoded by the coding sequence ATGGAGGTAACAGGATTAAAAAAAGGAAGAATATATAGACATTTAGATAGTAAGGACGAATTGGCCAAAGCTTCGTTTTCATACTTTTTAATCACTCTAAAAGAAAATTATTTACAAGCTATCAAATCCAAGGAAACAGCAAACGAACAATTTCAGGCTTTTGCTTCTATTTTTATGACTTTGAACAACAATGATATCTTAGTGGGTGGCTGTCCCTTAATGAATGCAACCATTGAAGTAGATGATTCAGAAATTTTGATTGAATTTGGTCAGGGTCAAAATGAAATTAACATGAATGTTGATTCTGAACAGATGACTGTATTCATTCTCTCTTCCATGGAGGGTGCATTGGCCCTCAGCAGATTGTATAAGGATAAGCGATATTTAGACATGGTCATCATGCAGATAAATGCTATTCTTTTCTAA
- a CDS encoding SDR family oxidoreductase, giving the protein MKMDSNTILITGGTSGIGFELATQLLQLGNTVIITGRDQSKLDLAKKKLPNVHTFQCDVSDPKAISDLFEKVISQFPELNVLINNAGVMRKLNFHTKEVDLEDFSSEIEINLSGSIRMVNQFLSHLKAKKSAAIMNVSSALAFVPYPALPVYCATKAGIHSFTQSLRIQLKNTNIKVFELAPPAIQTPLVEVFDADEIKVVKPMDAGKMVRYAIEGLKKDRFEILPGQSSALKFMSRVAPQFMLNQISKTVDNMLTQTKS; this is encoded by the coding sequence ATGAAAATGGATTCCAACACAATTCTCATAACGGGGGGAACATCCGGGATTGGATTCGAGCTTGCTACTCAGCTCCTTCAGCTTGGGAACACCGTAATTATTACCGGGCGGGATCAGTCCAAACTGGACTTAGCCAAAAAGAAACTGCCAAACGTTCACACATTTCAGTGTGATGTAAGCGATCCAAAGGCCATTTCTGACCTTTTTGAAAAAGTAATCAGTCAATTTCCAGAACTGAATGTTCTGATCAATAACGCTGGGGTTATGCGTAAATTGAACTTTCATACCAAAGAGGTTGATTTAGAGGATTTCAGTAGCGAGATTGAAATTAACCTCAGCGGTTCGATCCGCATGGTGAACCAATTCTTATCGCATTTAAAGGCGAAGAAATCCGCTGCGATTATGAATGTCTCATCTGCACTTGCATTTGTTCCTTATCCGGCATTGCCGGTATATTGTGCGACGAAAGCCGGTATTCATTCATTTACACAATCACTGCGAATACAGCTGAAAAATACTAATATTAAAGTGTTTGAATTGGCGCCTCCAGCTATTCAGACCCCTTTAGTTGAAGTTTTTGATGCCGACGAGATCAAAGTCGTAAAACCTATGGATGCCGGTAAGATGGTTAGGTACGCAATCGAGGGTTTGAAAAAGGATCGCTTTGAGATCCTGCCGGGCCAGAGCAGTGCGCTGAAGTTCATGAGTCGTGTTGCACCTCAGTTTATGTTAAATCAGATAAGTAAAACTGTTGACAATATGCTGACTCAAACCAAGAGTTAA
- a CDS encoding TetR/AcrR family transcriptional regulator, whose product MVNRKGEQTKALILEKASKLFNSQGYRASSISDIMHETGLQKGGIYNHFENKEEIMLRAFSFSIDTMSHFFSEAMAGKQGCMERLLSIISVFEGIAERELFPGGCPIMNAAIEADDADPLLQEKVREAMDALLGMVRNLVQEGIKKGEVKQGVDPEFVATVFISTLEGALALSKLYKNQEYMKRAVHHLRSFLAQNCD is encoded by the coding sequence ATGGTTAATCGCAAGGGAGAACAGACTAAAGCCCTGATCTTAGAAAAAGCATCGAAACTTTTTAATAGCCAAGGATATAGGGCATCTTCTATATCCGACATCATGCACGAGACTGGTCTTCAAAAAGGAGGGATTTATAACCATTTCGAAAATAAAGAGGAAATAATGTTGAGAGCTTTTTCCTTTTCCATTGACACGATGAGTCATTTTTTCTCTGAAGCAATGGCAGGTAAACAAGGATGCATGGAACGTCTTCTTTCCATTATTTCCGTATTCGAGGGGATTGCTGAAAGAGAATTGTTCCCGGGAGGTTGCCCAATTATGAATGCTGCCATTGAGGCAGATGACGCAGACCCATTGCTTCAAGAAAAAGTCCGTGAAGCAATGGATGCCTTGCTCGGAATGGTTCGTAATCTTGTTCAGGAGGGCATAAAGAAGGGTGAGGTTAAACAAGGAGTGGATCCCGAGTTTGTGGCGACCGTGTTTATCTCCACGCTGGAGGGGGCGCTAGCACTTAGCAAACTTTACAAGAACCAAGAGTACATGAAAAGAGCTGTGCATCATCTTAGATCGTTTCTTGCTCAGAACTGTGACTAG
- a CDS encoding glutamate-5-semialdehyde dehydrogenase, whose amino-acid sequence MTELQIKGRQAKQASYVLANISSKCKQDALFKMADYLLKYKQDILKANQIDLNNALENGTSKTMLDRLLLNENRIEEMANGLRQIATLPDPIGEIKNMSVRPNGLQIGQQSVPLGVIGIIYEARPNVTCDAAGLCLKSGNAAILRGGSEAIYSNIAIVNILSKAISDANLPSGALQLIEDTRRETAISLMQLNEYVDVLIPRGGSGLIQNVVKNATVPVIETGTGNCHIYVDESCNIEMAKSIIINAKTSRPSACNAVEKVLINKNIAEKFLPIISQALIEENVEIRGDKRVAEICPNIRLATEEDWKQEYLDYILAIKVVEDIDEAISHINNYSSSHSEAIITNDYNHAQHFLKFVNSSAVYVNASTRFTDGEEFGFGAEIGISTQKIHARGPMGLKELTTTKYIIYGNGQTR is encoded by the coding sequence TTGACTGAATTACAGATAAAAGGAAGACAAGCAAAACAGGCATCCTACGTCCTAGCAAATATAAGTAGCAAATGCAAACAAGATGCTCTATTTAAAATGGCTGATTATTTACTTAAATATAAGCAAGATATCTTAAAGGCAAATCAAATAGATTTAAACAATGCTTTGGAAAATGGAACATCAAAAACAATGTTAGATCGTCTATTGTTAAATGAAAATCGTATTGAAGAAATGGCAAACGGTTTACGACAAATCGCTACTTTACCAGATCCTATTGGTGAAATAAAGAATATGTCTGTACGTCCAAATGGTTTACAAATTGGACAGCAAAGTGTGCCATTAGGAGTTATAGGAATCATTTATGAAGCTCGTCCAAATGTAACTTGTGATGCAGCCGGATTATGTTTAAAATCTGGTAATGCAGCTATATTACGAGGTGGCAGTGAAGCAATATACTCTAATATAGCTATTGTAAATATATTATCAAAAGCAATTTCTGATGCAAATTTACCTTCAGGCGCTCTTCAATTAATTGAAGATACTCGACGTGAAACTGCAATATCATTAATGCAACTTAATGAATATGTAGATGTGCTTATTCCTCGTGGAGGTTCAGGGTTAATTCAGAACGTCGTTAAGAATGCAACAGTACCAGTAATCGAAACTGGTACTGGTAACTGTCACATTTATGTAGATGAATCTTGTAATATTGAAATGGCGAAATCAATTATTATTAATGCAAAAACATCTCGTCCTTCTGCATGCAATGCAGTTGAAAAAGTACTTATAAATAAAAATATAGCTGAGAAATTCTTACCAATCATCTCTCAAGCATTAATTGAAGAAAATGTTGAGATACGTGGAGATAAAAGAGTTGCTGAAATCTGTCCAAATATAAGATTGGCAACGGAAGAGGACTGGAAACAAGAATACTTAGATTACATCTTAGCTATTAAAGTAGTAGAAGATATTGATGAAGCTATTTCACATATTAATAACTATAGCTCAAGCCATTCAGAAGCGATTATCACAAACGATTATAATCATGCTCAACACTTTCTAAAATTTGTGAATTCCTCAGCTGTGTATGTTAATGCATCGACTCGTTTTACTGACGGAGAAGAGTTCGGGTTTGGAGCTGAGATTGGTATTAGTACTCAAAAAATACATGCTAGGGGCCCAATGGGGTTAAAAGAATTAACAACTACGAAATACATTATTTACGGAAACGGACAAACTCGGTAA
- a CDS encoding aminoglycoside phosphotransferase family protein: MIETITKQIPLISNCRDVVQIKKGFSSDEKYLIHMYDDSNKLLLRLFNLGEFESKKTEYSILERMQDYNVTCSQPISIGEVGNRGYIITSYIEGKDAEDEIPKYSDQEQFNIGIEAGKELRKMHQYAAPNHVPSWYSRKVEKHKKYIDAYLACDVKVKDDQKIMNFIEENIQLMKQRPNLFQHDDFHVGNIIVNNKKFSGVIDFNRYDWGDPIHEFLKIGIFSREVSIPFSIGQIRGYFNNTDPDQYFWKLYSLYLAMCVFSTVIWTLKTIPDNMNDMLDKVYMFLEDHDYFSKLKPKWYI, translated from the coding sequence ATGATCGAAACGATAACAAAACAGATTCCTTTAATAAGTAATTGTAGGGATGTCGTTCAAATTAAAAAGGGGTTTTCTTCAGATGAAAAATATCTAATACATATGTATGATGATAGCAACAAGTTACTTCTTCGGTTGTTTAACCTAGGCGAGTTTGAATCAAAAAAGACAGAATATTCTATTTTAGAAAGGATGCAGGATTATAATGTTACTTGCTCACAACCGATTTCTATTGGTGAGGTAGGAAATCGAGGGTATATAATCACATCCTACATAGAGGGTAAAGATGCAGAAGATGAAATCCCAAAATACTCAGATCAAGAACAATTTAATATTGGTATTGAGGCTGGGAAGGAATTAAGGAAAATGCATCAATATGCTGCTCCAAACCATGTCCCTTCGTGGTATTCAAGGAAAGTGGAAAAACATAAGAAATATATAGATGCTTACCTAGCATGTGATGTTAAAGTGAAAGATGATCAAAAAATAATGAATTTTATTGAAGAGAACATTCAGCTTATGAAGCAACGCCCAAACTTATTCCAACATGATGATTTCCATGTTGGAAATATCATTGTTAATAACAAAAAATTCTCTGGAGTAATTGACTTTAACAGGTATGATTGGGGCGATCCAATTCATGAATTTCTTAAAATTGGAATTTTTAGCCGAGAAGTAAGTATTCCTTTTTCAATAGGGCAAATCAGAGGGTATTTTAATAATACTGACCCCGATCAATATTTTTGGAAGTTGTATTCACTTTACTTAGCTATGTGCGTTTTCTCTACTGTAATATGGACTTTAAAAACTATTCCAGACAACATGAATGACATGTTAGATAAAGTGTACATGTTTTTAGAAGATCATGATTACTTCAGTAAATTAAAGCCTAAGTGGTATATATAG
- a CDS encoding NADH:flavin oxidoreductase produces the protein MSKYSNLFSTFQLESLKLPNRVVLSPMTRTSAEPSGLANERMVRYYTRFAKGGFGLIITEGIYPDTVNSQSYENQPGIANDAQAESWRPVVQAVQREGGKIVAQLMHAGALVQHDRFTPIAPSAVKPVGKMLEDHGGSGEFAVPKEMTQEEIHKAIDSFAQAALRAKQIGFDGVEVHAANGYLLDQFITDYTNHRTDEYGGSTERRIRIVVEVLEAIRAVVGPDYMVGVRISQGKVNDFHHKWANGETDAKIIFEQLAAASPSYIHTTEYKAFVPAFVENGPTLAKLAKRYSGLPVIANGKLGEPEAAKLLIESGDADLIAIGTSALVNPDWVNKVQEGKKLIPFDHYFLHPIATLKEEEVIV, from the coding sequence ATGAGTAAATATTCCAATCTTTTTTCTACATTCCAATTAGAGTCCCTGAAATTGCCGAATCGGGTGGTATTATCGCCAATGACCCGAACAAGTGCAGAACCGTCCGGGCTCGCAAATGAACGTATGGTCCGTTATTATACCCGTTTTGCGAAAGGTGGTTTCGGTCTCATTATCACGGAAGGCATCTATCCCGATACAGTGAACAGCCAAAGTTATGAGAACCAACCCGGCATAGCCAATGATGCACAAGCTGAGTCGTGGAGACCTGTCGTTCAGGCGGTTCAACGCGAAGGAGGAAAAATTGTCGCACAGTTAATGCATGCGGGTGCACTTGTTCAGCATGACAGATTTACGCCAATCGCTCCGTCAGCAGTAAAACCTGTGGGTAAGATGCTCGAAGATCATGGAGGGAGCGGAGAGTTCGCTGTTCCGAAAGAGATGACCCAAGAGGAAATCCACAAAGCAATCGACAGCTTCGCACAAGCTGCTCTCCGTGCTAAGCAGATTGGCTTCGATGGGGTGGAAGTCCATGCAGCGAATGGCTACCTGCTCGATCAATTCATCACCGATTATACGAACCATCGAACAGATGAATATGGCGGTTCAACGGAGAGACGAATCCGCATCGTCGTGGAAGTGCTGGAAGCCATTCGTGCTGTCGTCGGCCCAGATTACATGGTAGGTGTTCGTATCTCACAAGGGAAAGTAAACGATTTTCATCACAAATGGGCAAACGGAGAGACGGATGCGAAGATTATTTTTGAACAATTAGCGGCTGCATCCCCAAGTTACATCCATACGACCGAATATAAGGCGTTTGTCCCGGCTTTCGTGGAGAACGGACCGACGCTTGCCAAGCTAGCTAAGCGATACAGTGGCCTTCCCGTCATCGCCAATGGCAAATTAGGAGAACCGGAGGCAGCAAAGCTCCTCATTGAGTCGGGAGATGCTGACCTAATCGCAATCGGAACGAGTGCATTGGTCAATCCGGACTGGGTGAACAAAGTACAAGAAGGTAAAAAGTTAATCCCTTTCGACCATTATTTCTTGCACCCTATAGCGACACTGAAAGAAGAAGAAGTTATAGTCTGA
- a CDS encoding LysR family transcriptional regulator encodes MELTDLKVFMAIIEEGSITRAAEKLGYVQSNITMRVRKMESELGTQLFQRNPKGVIPTEKGLVFSNYASNILLKMEEAMRAVKEPDYPCGPLVIGVVETVASSGPFIRALSKFQSKYPEVALSLITGTSPLNYEKVLNGQLDGAFFTGEFDFSQLQVAYEIREEVVLLTAADGNEPSIFPDVENAAWVVFSKGCPLRATIEDWLHGVGATPTNIVEISTLETMLNCVRAGIGYTLLTKSAVAVSDDRVRAHPVPEQYRFATTRLVSRKEQFHSKTFAAFADCVRETGI; translated from the coding sequence ATGGAGTTAACCGATTTAAAAGTGTTTATGGCGATCATAGAAGAGGGCAGCATAACCCGCGCGGCAGAGAAACTGGGCTACGTTCAGTCGAACATTACAATGCGGGTTCGCAAGATGGAGTCGGAGCTTGGCACCCAGCTTTTTCAGAGAAATCCGAAAGGCGTAATACCAACTGAGAAGGGGCTCGTCTTCAGCAATTATGCCTCGAATATTTTGCTTAAGATGGAGGAGGCCATGAGGGCTGTAAAAGAACCAGATTACCCATGCGGACCGCTTGTGATCGGTGTTGTGGAGACGGTCGCTTCCTCTGGACCATTTATTCGCGCGTTATCCAAGTTTCAAAGCAAATACCCCGAAGTTGCGTTATCACTGATCACTGGGACGTCGCCGCTTAATTACGAGAAAGTGTTGAACGGCCAGTTGGATGGCGCTTTCTTTACGGGCGAATTTGACTTTTCCCAGTTGCAAGTCGCCTATGAGATTCGAGAAGAAGTCGTCCTTCTGACTGCCGCTGATGGAAATGAACCTTCAATTTTTCCGGACGTTGAGAATGCAGCATGGGTTGTGTTTTCGAAGGGCTGTCCTTTACGTGCAACCATCGAAGATTGGCTTCACGGCGTCGGTGCAACCCCCACGAACATCGTTGAGATCAGCACGCTGGAGACGATGCTGAACTGCGTACGAGCAGGAATCGGGTACACGCTTCTAACCAAATCGGCCGTTGCTGTGAGCGATGATCGCGTACGGGCTCATCCGGTTCCGGAACAGTACCGATTCGCAACAACGCGACTGGTTTCCCGAAAAGAACAGTTTCATAGCAAAACGTTCGCTGCATTTGCAGACTGTGTCAGAGAGACGGGAATTTGA
- a CDS encoding multidrug resistance efflux transporter family protein, with protein MQPILIGIYAAFFFAFTFVLNASMELSGGSWIWSASLRYIFMVPFLLCIVIIRKNLRPLLNEMRKQPGTWVIWSFVGFGLFYAPLCFASAYSPGWLIAGTWQITIISGALLAPLFFETIYTKNGPLQLRQKIPFKGLTMSLIILLGIVLMQIEHAKHLSLESLLLGVVPVLIASFAYPFGNRKMMDVCEGRLDAYQRVLGMTLASLPFWFLLSLYSFYTVGLPSNGQSLQSLLVALCSGVIATVLFFKATDMVRGNMQKLASVEATQSMEVLFALAGELIFLSIPIPSPLSWCGIFIVILGMILHSYVSNRKKESHFKQSVNLN; from the coding sequence TTGCAACCAATTTTAATAGGTATTTATGCAGCCTTCTTTTTTGCTTTTACATTTGTTCTCAATGCATCTATGGAGTTGTCTGGTGGTAGTTGGATTTGGAGTGCTTCGCTCCGATATATCTTTATGGTTCCATTTCTCTTGTGTATTGTAATAATTAGAAAAAATTTACGACCACTCTTAAACGAAATGAGAAAACAACCAGGAACATGGGTTATATGGAGTTTTGTTGGTTTTGGATTATTCTATGCTCCCTTATGTTTTGCATCTGCTTATTCACCTGGTTGGCTTATCGCTGGAACATGGCAAATTACTATTATTTCAGGTGCTTTACTTGCACCGTTATTTTTTGAAACGATATACACAAAGAATGGGCCATTACAGTTAAGACAGAAAATTCCCTTTAAAGGTCTTACAATGTCACTTATCATTCTGTTAGGTATTGTTCTAATGCAAATTGAACATGCTAAACACCTTTCTTTAGAAAGTCTATTACTGGGAGTTGTCCCCGTTCTAATAGCATCATTTGCATATCCTTTTGGGAATCGTAAAATGATGGATGTGTGTGAAGGGCGTTTAGATGCGTATCAACGAGTATTAGGAATGACACTGGCAAGTCTTCCATTCTGGTTTTTACTTTCCTTGTATAGCTTTTATACCGTAGGATTACCAAGTAATGGTCAGAGTCTTCAATCTTTATTGGTGGCACTTTGTTCTGGAGTCATTGCTACTGTCTTATTTTTTAAAGCAACAGATATGGTGAGAGGAAATATGCAAAAGTTAGCTTCTGTTGAAGCAACACAATCAATGGAAGTGCTTTTTGCATTAGCTGGGGAACTAATATTTTTGTCGATACCAATTCCTTCTCCATTATCTTGGTGCGGTATTTTTATCGTCATTCTTGGCATGATTTTGCATAGTTATGTTTCAAATAGAAAAAAGGAAAGTCATTTTAAACAATCAGTGAACTTAAACTAA
- a CDS encoding GntR family transcriptional regulator — translation MPIKPIKRLLFRDEVYQTLKKSIVTLELQPEERLNDKELAEKFGISRTPVREALKRLEDEGLVESLPGSSTRVAPLKLEEAKHAFTVVAVLHALAARLACPLLKETDIEELEFSNKNLRLSIEKGDVIKAIEADGTFHKVFLDVSGNPEIVFALERSLPKIQRLEISQFTTLKGLNSIEQHNQIISACKNREYETVVRLVEENWLSLGELLTQQTEPR, via the coding sequence TTGCCAATAAAACCAATTAAACGTTTGTTATTTAGAGATGAAGTATATCAAACTTTAAAAAAGTCGATTGTCACCTTGGAATTACAACCAGAAGAACGCTTAAATGACAAAGAACTAGCAGAGAAGTTTGGAATTAGTCGTACCCCTGTTAGGGAAGCACTTAAACGACTTGAAGACGAAGGACTTGTTGAGTCACTTCCAGGGTCATCTACTCGTGTAGCACCATTAAAATTAGAGGAGGCGAAACATGCTTTTACTGTTGTAGCAGTTTTACATGCTTTAGCTGCTCGACTTGCATGTCCTTTATTAAAGGAAACTGATATTGAAGAATTAGAGTTTAGTAATAAGAATTTGCGACTTTCAATTGAAAAAGGTGATGTTATTAAGGCGATTGAGGCAGATGGAACTTTTCACAAGGTTTTCTTAGACGTGTCTGGGAACCCTGAAATAGTATTCGCATTAGAACGTAGTCTACCTAAAATTCAACGATTAGAGATTTCACAATTTACTACGCTAAAAGGGTTAAATTCGATTGAGCAGCATAATCAAATTATATCAGCTTGTAAAAATCGGGAATACGAAACAGTTGTCCGTCTTGTGGAGGAAAACTGGCTAAGTCTTGGCGAACTACTCACACAACAAACGGAGCCGAGGTGA
- a CDS encoding amidohydrolase family protein → MYQAVVKHVKLIEEDSLFHIGMNNGRISAITTEDIHGETEWEANGGIALPPFVEMHTHLDTVLTAGKSLKNLSGTLLEGIERWQARKARLTCEDVMERAENAIYLLIQHGVLYVRAAVDISDPELTALKAIVKLRDKLQHLIDIQIIAFPQDGIISCIENKERLIRAIELGADAVSAVPHLEHTRENGIQSLKECFFIAKEYNSFVHIFSDEIDDEQSRYLEVIADLTISQRMDGKVTVSHANALAYYADSYAAKVIALVKQAKLSVVSCPLINCTMQGRYDHYPKGRGITRIKELNASKVNVCIAHDDIQTPFYPFGNGNILQAAHMGAHLSHMNGENEIAQIIQMITYNGAKAFGIREEYGIEVGNKANFIVLPVDKIVDMVTKQPACRFVFREGKLVVETKPTEPIWYSDLLNQSR, encoded by the coding sequence GTGTATCAAGCAGTTGTTAAACATGTAAAACTTATAGAAGAAGATTCCTTGTTTCATATAGGAATGAATAATGGGAGAATCTCAGCCATTACAACAGAAGACATCCATGGTGAAACAGAATGGGAAGCAAATGGAGGAATTGCTCTCCCGCCTTTTGTTGAAATGCATACACATTTAGATACTGTATTAACAGCTGGTAAATCTCTGAAGAATCTTTCTGGAACCTTGTTGGAAGGAATTGAACGTTGGCAAGCGCGAAAAGCAAGGCTAACATGTGAAGATGTTATGGAACGCGCGGAAAACGCCATTTATCTCCTTATCCAGCATGGAGTGCTTTATGTTCGTGCAGCAGTAGATATATCTGACCCTGAATTAACAGCATTAAAAGCGATAGTTAAACTGCGCGATAAGTTACAGCACCTTATTGATATTCAAATTATTGCTTTTCCACAAGATGGAATTATCTCGTGCATAGAAAACAAAGAACGTTTAATAAGGGCAATTGAATTAGGGGCAGATGCAGTCAGTGCTGTTCCACATCTTGAGCATACTCGCGAAAACGGAATTCAGTCATTAAAAGAGTGTTTTTTTATAGCGAAAGAATACAATTCATTCGTCCACATTTTTTCAGATGAAATAGACGATGAGCAATCACGCTATTTGGAAGTGATTGCAGATTTAACGATAAGCCAAAGGATGGATGGAAAGGTCACAGTCAGCCATGCAAATGCATTGGCGTATTATGCTGATAGCTATGCAGCAAAGGTGATTGCCCTTGTAAAACAAGCGAAATTATCTGTTGTGTCATGTCCATTAATAAATTGTACAATGCAAGGACGTTATGATCACTATCCAAAAGGAAGAGGGATAACGAGAATAAAAGAGCTGAATGCTTCAAAGGTGAATGTATGTATTGCTCATGATGATATTCAAACACCTTTTTATCCATTCGGTAATGGAAATATTCTACAGGCAGCTCATATGGGGGCACATTTATCTCATATGAATGGAGAAAATGAAATAGCTCAAATCATTCAAATGATAACCTATAATGGAGCAAAAGCTTTTGGGATACGAGAAGAATATGGTATTGAAGTTGGAAATAAAGCTAATTTTATTGTATTACCGGTAGATAAAATCGTTGACATGGTAACCAAGCAGCCTGCTTGTCGCTTTGTTTTTAGGGAAGGAAAATTAGTTGTGGAAACGAAGCCAACTGAACCAATATGGTATTCCGATTTATTAAACCAGTCAAGGTGA